One window from the genome of Aricia agestis chromosome 6, ilAriAges1.1, whole genome shotgun sequence encodes:
- the LOC121727731 gene encoding chymotrypsin-C-like — translation MCSKIVVFFIFFNVLSVFGANRKQVSWGVVGNPLLNAHPCNGSDEITLSFEPNLPPEEENQYSLGINIDFPVSTKIEIQFDAEATVTLFDKTYARIRSNGDDNQFLIHFYKPHQGVSFKVQGVSQGVIPYIKSLIINKYEYCDHPLIGFLDSQIQGYEDQAVSHKSKIDSSCGRRKVTHTELIVNGESTKPGDWPWHVALYKLNRDTLRYICGGTLLSKSFVLTAAHCTTVRGVPILPEVLNVVLGKHNLIGGDVAAQERSVHEIIVHEEFDVKNLEHDISLLKLSTIAVFDDYIQPACLWESSVVERLPTGKILGTVVGWGFDQTDSLASQLQQAILPILPDATCIRKNPLFYGKILTETKFCAGVSNGTSPCNGDSGGGFVVFVPDTPRDESQSAGAWYVRGIVSTTVARTDAPICDPTQNVVFTDIAKHKSWIKNYIKNDLKSD, via the exons ATGTGTTCAAAAATTGTGgtgttctttatattttttaatgttttgagCGTATTTGGAGCAAATCGTAAGCAAGTGTCATGGGGAGTTGTTGGTAATCCACTACTTAACGCTCATCCTTGTAATGGTTCTGATGAAATTACACTGTCATTTGAACCCAATCTACCGCCTGAAGAGGAAAATCAATACAGTCTGGGTATAAACATAGATTTTCCAGTGTCTACCAAAATAGAGATTCAGTTTGATGCAGAAGCTACAGTTACACTA ttcgACAAAACGTATGCAAGAATCAGGTCTAATGGCGATGACAACCAATTcctaattcatttttataagccCCACCAAGGAGTATCCTTTAAAGTTCAAGGTGTTTCACAAGGCGTAATACCGTAcattaaaagtttaattataaataaatatgaatattGCGACCATCCACTTATT GGTTTCCTTGATAGTCAAATACAAGGGTATGAAGACCAAGCCGTGAGCCATAAAAGCAAAATAGATTCCTCTTGTGGAAGACGCAAGGTAACTCATACAGAATTGATAGTTAATGGTGAATCAACGAAACCGGGAGACTGGCCGTGGCACGTTGCACTATATAAATTAAACCGGGACACTCTTAGATACATTTGTGGTGGAACCTTGCTGTCCAAAAGCTTTGTATTAACCG CCGCTCATTGCACCACCGTACGTGGAGTCCCGATATTACCAGAAGTTCTAAACGTGGTTCTAGGCAAACACAACCTAATAGGAGGTGATGTGGCTGCTCAGGAAAGGAGT gtaCACGAAATTATAGTACATGAAgaatttgatgttaaaaacttaGAGCACGATATATCATTATTAAAACTGAGCACTATCGCTGTGTTTGATGACTATATACAACCAGCCTGCTTATGGGAAAGCAGCGTTGTAGAAAGACTTCCAACTGGTAAAATTCTTGGAACG GTCGTCGGGTGGGGTTTTGACCAAACGGACTCACTTGCATCTCAACTTCAACAAGCGATATTGCCAATTTTACCAGACGCTACGTGCATTCGAAAAAATCCATTGTTTTATGGAAAAATTTTAACGGAGACAAAATTTTGCGCTGGCGTATCCAACG GCACATCACCTTGCAATGGTGACAGCGGCGGGGGTTTCGTAGTTTTCGTACCAGACACCCCAAGGGACGAGTCGCAGAGTGCAGGAGCGTGGTACGTGCGAGGAATAGTCTCAACGACAGTTGCAAGAACTGACGCGCCCATATGTGATCCTACCCAAAATGTGGTATTCACTGATATTGCGAAACATAAATCATGGATCAAGAATTATATCAAGAATGATCTTAAAAGTGATTAA
- the LOC121727961 gene encoding uncharacterized protein LOC121727961 has translation MSSHNNMPPDKNTNPFERRDGIPRSPPTSTGKRLLSQLSPSSVSPVEKRHQPIRDEPQSPVISLLDTSSAVDDSFNYCELVREASSYLGKINEFANDTVSRRNNFANKSDIMNLTQKLTTIVSLLAIKNSSLETKVANLERDLLSVKLNQVVKPAPAATPVSYSEALKLKLAKSVPPVETRKPLPCVIAYPTQEKSAELKSATETKQALMKVINPADGFQFHGVKKTANSGVLLRLTSESQVKKLKSVEALKSAGLRLETPKGRSPRILIKDVPQHITDDNFLLSLYNQNVNGEINVTQDQFMSSTKIVRRRILNKEYNNRKWIGIELDPKVRQHLIETKEKLFIDWAMCRFVDDVELVRCANCQQYGHTAKFCRDTKPCCKHCAEGHSSDSCPKKDKDDFKPVCGSCLRYKKPTDHPTGSPDCPTYKSKMEQLILTTRYG, from the coding sequence ATGTCTAGCCATAATAACATGCCGCCAGATAAAAATACCAACCCATTTGAAAGAAGGGACGGCATACCTCGTTCCCCGCCAACTTCAACCGGCAAACGTTTGCTGTCCCAACTATCGCCTTCATCCGTGTCACCAGTCGAAAAACGTCACCAACCCATAAGGGACGAACCGCAGTCCCCGGTAATTTCATTATTAGACACTAGCAGCGCAGTCGATGATTCGTTTAATTACTGCGAGTTAGTCCGTGAAGCGTCCTCCTACTTGGGAAAAATTAACGAATTCGCTAACGACACTGTCTCGAGGCGCAATAACTTTGCCAATAAATCCGATATAATGAACTTAACACAAAAACTGACAACCATAGTTTCTCTTCTTGCCATTAAAAACTCGTCACTTGAAACCAAAGTCGCGAATTTGGAGCGAGATTTACTATCCGTTAAACTTAATCAGGTCGTGAAACCGGCCCCCGCGGCGACTCCGGTCTCTTATTCCGAGGCCCTCAAACTGAAACTCGCGAAATCGGTTCCCCCCGTCGAGACACGTAAACCACTCCCATGTGTTATAGCCTACCCCACGCAAGAAAAATCGGCGGAATTAAAATCGGCAACTGAGACCAAGCAGGCTTTGATGAAGGTCATAAACCCGGCCGACGGTTTTCAATTTCACGGCGTTAAGAAAACAGCTAATTCGGGCGTGCTTCTGCGCCTCACGAGCGAGTcgcaagttaaaaaattaaagtcagtCGAAGCGCTAAAATCTGCCGGCCTCCGTCTCGAGACACCCAAGGGGCGTAGCCCGCGCATCCTCATCAAAGATGTTCCACAACACATTACAGACGATAATTTTCTATTATCCCTGTACAACCAAAACGTAAACGGCGAAATTAATGTGACACAAGATCAATTCATGAGTTCGACAAAAATAGTAAGACGTCGTATTTTAAACAAAGAATACAATAACCGTAAATGGATAGGTATCGAACTAGACCCTAAAGTGCGTCAACACCTCatcgaaacaaaagaaaaactttttatcgACTGGGCGATGTGTCGCTTTGTAGATGACGTCGAACTCGTGCGCTGCGCTAACTGTCAACAGTATGGGCACACCGCTAAATTCTGTCGTGACACAAAGCCATGCTGTAAACATTGCGCTGAAGGTCATAGCTCGGATAGCTgcccaaaaaaagataaagacgACTTTAAGCCGGTTTGCGGTAGTTGTTTGCGATATAAAAAACCGACCGACCACCCCACAGGCTCCCCAGATTGTCCTACGTATAAGTCTAAAATGGAGCAACTTATTTTAACGACTCGGTATGGATAG